Proteins from a single region of Actinomycetota bacterium:
- a CDS encoding DUF302 domain-containing protein: protein MSFEVHTGQPFDQAIESLTKALKAESFGILTRIDVHTTLKEKLDKDFRKYAIIGACNPPLAHRALEHQAEVGLMLPCNITVEEDPKGGSIVRIGDPGAMLKGFGMDQDPVLAEVGAEARKRLERVARALEAT from the coding sequence ATAAGTTTCGAAGTCCATACGGGCCAGCCGTTCGACCAGGCCATCGAAAGCCTGACGAAGGCACTCAAGGCAGAAAGCTTCGGCATCCTCACCCGCATCGACGTCCACACTACTCTCAAGGAAAAGCTGGACAAGGATTTTCGCAAGTACGCCATCATCGGAGCCTGTAACCCGCCGCTCGCGCACCGCGCCCTCGAGCACCAGGCGGAAGTAGGTTTGATGCTTCCCTGCAATATCACTGTCGAGGAAGACCCCAAAGGCGGTTCCATAGTCCGCATAGGCGATCCCGGAGCCATGTTGAAGGGTTTTGGAATGGATCAGGACCCGGTGCTCGCCGAGGTTGGAGCCGAAGCCCGCAAGCGGCTTGAGCGGGTGGCCAGAGCACTGGAAGCTACATAA
- a CDS encoding alpha/beta hydrolase: MRGLRAGRLFTALTSLAVVLLVLMMLVLIMLVTGCGDPDADRSSAGVLSGDGSGATADAGTDSPGSNSETGKETASTTGSDGDAASTFVPLDPAKLGTVERDVTYGRANGVDLKMDIYYPLKAAGPVPVVMYVHGGGWTKGDKQDGAGTTTIPSLQEAGFLVVSVNYRLAPEYRFPAQIEDVKCALRYLRANAGKYALDPDRIGAWGGSAGGHLVSLLGVMDDDDGLEGSCGNQDESSRVQAVVDMFGPSDLTREFEGGAIGKALGARVFGTSDSGSEILKIASPVTYVTADDPPFLILQGDSDMLVPPDQSQGLYDLLKAAGVPATLVMVKNAGHAFVPQGGEIDPSRQEINAMIVDFFVRELM, translated from the coding sequence TTGCGTGGCCTCCGTGCGGGAAGGTTATTCACGGCCCTTACCTCCCTTGCAGTCGTGCTGCTGGTGCTCATGATGCTGGTACTGATAATGCTGGTTACAGGCTGCGGAGATCCTGACGCAGATAGAAGCTCCGCAGGCGTTCTGTCCGGCGATGGATCCGGCGCTACCGCGGACGCCGGCACTGATAGCCCGGGCAGCAATTCTGAGACTGGCAAAGAGACCGCTTCGACCACCGGATCTGACGGCGATGCGGCGAGCACTTTTGTACCGCTGGACCCCGCAAAGCTTGGCACCGTGGAACGTGACGTGACCTACGGCAGGGCTAACGGCGTCGACCTGAAGATGGATATCTATTATCCGTTAAAGGCAGCCGGGCCGGTGCCGGTGGTGATGTATGTCCACGGAGGCGGCTGGACCAAAGGCGACAAGCAGGACGGAGCCGGCACCACTACCATCCCCAGCCTGCAGGAGGCCGGCTTCCTGGTGGTGTCGGTCAATTATCGACTCGCGCCCGAATACCGGTTCCCGGCACAGATCGAGGACGTTAAATGCGCGTTGCGCTATCTTCGGGCTAATGCTGGCAAGTATGCCCTTGACCCCGATAGGATCGGCGCCTGGGGCGGCAGTGCGGGCGGCCATCTGGTATCGCTGCTGGGAGTCATGGATGACGACGACGGTCTCGAGGGATCGTGCGGGAACCAGGATGAATCAAGCCGGGTACAGGCGGTCGTGGACATGTTCGGCCCCTCGGATCTGACCCGGGAATTCGAGGGTGGCGCCATCGGCAAGGCACTGGGGGCAAGGGTGTTCGGCACCAGCGACAGCGGCTCTGAGATCCTGAAGATCGCTAGCCCGGTCACCTACGTCACCGCGGACGATCCACCGTTCCTGATACTGCAGGGCGACTCAGACATGCTCGTGCCGCCGGACCAGTCCCAGGGGCTCTATGACCTGCTGAAGGCTGCCGGAGTGCCGGCCACGCTGGTGATGGTGAAGAACGCAGGACACGCTTTTGTTCCCCAGGGTGGAGAGATCGACCCGTCACGCCAGGAGATCAACGCGATGATAGTCGATTTCTTTGTGCGGGAGCTTATGTAG